A single Fusarium oxysporum Fo47 chromosome IV, complete sequence DNA region contains:
- a CDS encoding leucine-rich repeat-domain-containing protein: MRLTADLIRDSLSYLNPLKERELDLRGHRIPAIENLGVAGPHDAIDFTDNDIQVLGNFPLSPRITTLLLARNRVSSIQPSLAKAIPNLANLVLSSNNLTELADLDALASFPRLTHLVLSDNPVSKKENYRYWVLWKCPSVRFLDFEKVKESEREKARELFGTEEEPTALASKIQGIKTTTFNTSTDGSDAPSKLSRIKLTDAEKKRLQERIKKATSLQEIIALEKELNEGRLPSGIHGDAMEE, encoded by the exons ATGCGGCTCACCGCCGACCTCATCCGGGATTCCCTATCCTACCTCAACCCGCTCAAGGAGCGAGAGCTTGATCTTCGAG GCCACCGAATTCCCGCGATTGAGAACTTGGGTGTCGCTGGC CCTCACGATGCCATCGACTTCACAGATAATGACATTCAAGTACTGGGAAACTTTCCCTTGTCGCCTCGCATAACGACCCTTCTCCTCGCACGAAACCGCGTCTCAAGCATTCAGCCCTCTCTGGCTAAGGCCATTCCAAACCTTGCCAACCTGGTGTTATCGTCGAACAACCTGACAGAGCTTGCGGATTTGGATGCGCTGGCGTCATTTCCCCGCTTGACGCACTTGGTACTGTCGGATAACCCCGTttccaagaaggag AACTACCGATACTGGGTGCTATGGAAGTGTCCTTCCGTGCGGTTTCTTGACTTCGAAAAGGTCAAGGAATCCGAGCGGGAGAAGGCTCGCGAGCTCTTCGGaactgaagaagagccaacTGCTCTGGCTTCAAAG ATCCAGGGTATCAAGACCACAACCTTCAACACCTCGACTGACGGCTCGGACGCGCCCTCCAAGCTTTCCCGAATAAAGCTGACGGAcgccgagaagaagcgactACAGGAGCGTATCAAGAAGGCTACCAGCCTACAGGAGATTATCGCGCTGGAGAAGGAGCTGAACGAGGGACGTCTGCCTTCTGGTATTCACGGAGATGCCATGGAGGAATAA